From Flavobacterium sp. 102, a single genomic window includes:
- a CDS encoding T9SS type B sorting domain-containing protein produces the protein MKKNLIAFLLLMFCSSSFVFGSVKASLCSKQTTNIAPILIATGNQTYCPGTSMKIVTNITITDPDDPGIDAIYVQISSGYDLGDDTLTLIGNHPNISTAWNATTGTLTLSGITGQPTYTELEAAIEDIEFSSNAANPSGTRNFSITVGQANYLPSNGHYYLYIPNIGITWSAAKSAAEASTYYGLQGYLATITSGEEAQIAGEQTTGAGWIGGSDEETEGVWKWMTGPEIGTVFWNGNFTGFTTNYAFWNIGEPNNLGNENYAHVTAPGVGITGSWNDLTNTGTTGGDYQPKGYIVEYGGLPGDPTLQIATSSTMSIAAITSTTTATRCGAGTVSLQAVSNTGTVNWYTTPTGGTPIATGNNFTTPSISSTTTYYAAANFNSCPDTYRTPVVANVTPKPILTYTSPYYMCDEAYTIIDVETSSGIMFWYDSPTSTNSIFLGTHFIVPNIHQNTTFYAEANFSNCLSDRVPIQVNVYATPILSDETIDLCENDVITLSSGNPGMSYLWSTGETTQTIVTTGLPNYSVTVTTPAPGNCSKTKTFTINYNPEPVISSIDTADLQVTINTSQSGDFEYSLDGINYQSSNVFMVNEGGMYIAYVRETNQCGADQKPFVVISIPDFFTPNGDNINDTWSIKGANFYANAEVRIFDRFGKLITVLNYSNWAWDGTYNGKLLPSTDYWFVAKIDNTMPEIKGHFSMLR, from the coding sequence ATGAAAAAAAATCTGATTGCCTTTTTATTATTAATGTTCTGCTCTTCATCTTTTGTTTTTGGGAGCGTAAAAGCTTCATTGTGTAGTAAACAAACCACCAATATTGCACCAATATTAATAGCGACCGGAAACCAAACCTATTGTCCCGGAACTTCAATGAAGATTGTAACCAACATAACCATCACAGATCCTGATGACCCCGGAATAGACGCCATTTACGTTCAAATTTCATCCGGATATGATTTAGGCGATGACACTTTGACTTTGATTGGAAACCATCCGAATATAAGTACGGCCTGGAACGCCACAACGGGAACCTTAACACTATCAGGCATCACTGGACAACCAACATACACAGAACTGGAAGCTGCTATTGAGGATATTGAATTTTCTTCAAATGCTGCGAATCCATCGGGAACAAGAAACTTTTCTATAACGGTTGGTCAAGCCAATTATCTTCCCTCAAACGGACATTATTATTTGTATATTCCCAACATCGGAATCACTTGGTCAGCAGCAAAATCTGCAGCAGAAGCCAGCACCTATTATGGACTACAAGGGTATTTGGCAACCATAACTTCAGGAGAAGAAGCTCAAATTGCAGGAGAACAAACCACCGGTGCCGGATGGATTGGCGGTAGTGACGAAGAAACAGAAGGCGTTTGGAAATGGATGACCGGACCTGAAATAGGAACCGTTTTTTGGAATGGAAATTTCACTGGTTTCACGACTAATTATGCCTTTTGGAATATTGGAGAACCTAATAATTTGGGCAACGAAAATTACGCACACGTAACCGCTCCTGGTGTTGGTATAACTGGCTCTTGGAATGACTTAACCAATACCGGAACAACAGGCGGTGATTATCAACCAAAAGGCTACATAGTTGAGTATGGCGGACTGCCCGGTGACCCAACATTACAAATTGCAACCAGTTCAACTATGTCAATTGCCGCAATTACTTCAACAACCACAGCTACTCGTTGCGGAGCCGGAACCGTTAGTTTACAAGCTGTTTCTAATACCGGAACAGTCAATTGGTACACTACCCCAACCGGCGGAACACCAATAGCTACAGGAAATAATTTCACCACACCAAGTATAAGCTCTACTACCACTTATTATGCGGCGGCTAATTTTAATAGTTGCCCGGATACTTACAGAACTCCTGTTGTTGCCAATGTCACTCCAAAACCAATATTAACCTATACTTCTCCCTATTATATGTGTGATGAAGCTTACACGATTATTGATGTTGAAACTTCTTCTGGAATCATGTTTTGGTATGATAGTCCGACAAGCACAAATTCCATTTTTCTGGGAACTCATTTTATAGTACCAAATATCCATCAAAACACTACTTTTTATGCGGAAGCTAATTTTAGCAATTGTTTATCAGATAGAGTTCCTATTCAAGTAAATGTGTATGCAACACCAATCCTTTCTGACGAAACCATTGACCTATGTGAAAATGATGTTATTACCTTAAGTTCCGGAAATCCCGGAATGAGTTACCTTTGGTCAACAGGCGAAACAACCCAAACCATTGTCACAACAGGACTTCCAAATTACTCCGTTACCGTAACAACACCGGCGCCTGGAAATTGTTCAAAAACCAAAACCTTCACTATTAATTATAATCCTGAACCTGTAATTTCAAGTATTGATACCGCAGATTTACAAGTAACCATCAACACCTCACAAAGTGGTGATTTTGAGTATTCTCTTGACGGAATCAATTATCAGAGTTCTAATGTTTTTATGGTGAATGAAGGCGGAATGTATATCGCTTATGTCAGAGAAACAAATCAATGTGGTGCAGACCAAAAACCATTTGTAGTTATCTCAATTCCAGATTTTTTCACACCAAACGGAGATAATATTAACGATACTTGGTCAATCAAAGGTGCAAATTTCTACGCCAATGCAGAAGTGAGAATTTTTGACAGATTTGGTAAATTAATTACGGTTTTAAACTATTCTAATTGGGCTTGGGATGGCACTTATAATGGTAAACTTTTACCTTCAACCGATTATTGGTTTGTAGCCAAAATTGACAACACCATGCCCGAAATAAAAGGGCATTTCTCAATGCTGAGATAA
- the folK gene encoding 2-amino-4-hydroxy-6-hydroxymethyldihydropteridine diphosphokinase → MNKQHQVILSLGTNQGNRLQNIERCINDLHKEVGTIIRVSKLYETPSWGFESEKFYNCAVVMNTHKSAHQTLEEVLLLEEAMGRVRADNDGYQARIIDIDVIAFDEEIIASEKLQVPHPEMQNRLFVLLPMRDLNLDWRHPILQKYLHELLVLSEDKSNCKVVQSLEIPIAKIKLDHFNYIAIEGNIGAGKTTLTNKLAEDFNAKTVLERFADNPFLPKFYEDQNRYAFPLEMSFLADRYQQISDDLAQFDLFKDFIVADYHIFKSLIFAKVTLAEDEFRLYKTMFDIIYKEMPKPDLYIYLYQSTERLLANIKTRGRSYEQEIPAEYLEKINNGYLDYIKSQKDLNVLIIDVTNRDFLNNQDDYVFILEEIKNKIQ, encoded by the coding sequence ATGAACAAGCAGCATCAAGTCATTTTATCTTTAGGTACTAATCAAGGCAATCGTCTCCAAAATATTGAGCGTTGTATTAATGATTTGCACAAGGAAGTTGGCACCATAATCCGAGTTTCTAAGCTTTATGAAACGCCTTCTTGGGGTTTTGAAAGCGAGAAATTTTACAATTGTGCTGTCGTGATGAATACGCATAAATCGGCACATCAAACTTTAGAAGAAGTGTTATTGCTTGAAGAAGCCATGGGAAGAGTTCGCGCAGATAATGACGGTTACCAAGCCCGAATTATTGATATTGACGTGATTGCTTTTGATGAAGAAATTATTGCTTCAGAAAAGTTGCAAGTGCCTCATCCTGAAATGCAAAACCGACTTTTTGTTTTGTTGCCAATGCGTGACTTAAACTTAGATTGGCGCCATCCGATTTTACAGAAATATTTGCATGAACTGTTGGTCCTTTCAGAAGACAAGAGCAATTGCAAAGTAGTTCAAAGCCTTGAAATTCCTATTGCTAAAATCAAGCTCGACCATTTTAACTACATCGCTATTGAAGGAAATATTGGTGCCGGAAAAACAACTTTGACCAATAAATTAGCAGAAGATTTTAATGCGAAAACCGTTTTGGAACGTTTTGCTGACAATCCTTTTCTGCCTAAATTTTACGAAGACCAAAATCGTTATGCTTTCCCGTTGGAAATGTCATTTTTGGCCGATAGATACCAGCAGATTTCGGATGATTTAGCGCAGTTTGATTTGTTCAAGGATTTTATCGTTGCGGATTATCACATTTTTAAATCTTTGATTTTTGCTAAAGTGACTTTAGCCGAAGATGAATTCCGGTTGTATAAAACGATGTTTGATATTATTTACAAAGAAATGCCCAAACCCGATTTGTATATTTATTTGTACCAAAGCACCGAAAGACTTTTGGCAAACATCAAAACAAGAGGTCGAAGTTATGAGCAGGAAATTCCAGCCGAATATCTAGAGAAAATCAATAATGGTTATTTGGATTATATCAAATCACAAAAGGATTTGAACGTATTGATCATAGACGTGACCAATAGAGATTTTTTGAATAATCAAGACGATTATGTTTTTATTTTGGAGGAAATTAAAAATAAAATTCAATAG
- a CDS encoding AsmA-like C-terminal region-containing protein: MLKKILKIVGIVLLLLVISAFAIPYFFKDQIKAKILTAINEKVDAKVAFADADLSLFKNFPNASVNIEKLSIINKAPFEGDTLVAFEELNLKMAIGQLFNSDDEPMQIDGIDSKNGLINIIINKNGVGNYDIALKEESKANDGKSKPLSLKIKEYAVENFKFKYYDEKSKIKLVLDSINHEGTGDFAASKLDLVTKTTTKVSLDMDKVNYMKNIAISLDAVLGIDLDQSKYTFKENKAKINELPLEFNGFIQMVDAGQQYDVTFKTPTSSFKNFLGLIPAQYAANLKDVKTSGDFTVAGFAKGLLSDTTVPKFNIDIASNNASFQYPNLPKSVQNIVIDTKIINETGVMNDTYVNLDKLSFQIDQDVFSAKANIKNIAENALVNAALKGTINLGNLTKAYPVKLDKPLTGILKADVTTEFDMQSVEKSDYARIKNAGTMDLTGFNYTDENGKTMKISKALVSFNPNRVNLTQFNATTGKTDLAVTGVLENFYGFIFKNQELKGNFNLNSNQLAVNDFMTTGTETTKDAKASEPMKIPAFLNCSLTAKANTVLYDNLVLKNVSGKVIIKDQKATLENGKTDIFGGSIAFNGDVSTKEKTPKFNMDLGLNGVDIQQTFTQLEMMKKIAPIAGVINGKLNSKIKLSGNLDAKEMTPDLKSITGDLLGQLLSTTVNSSNSTLLTALDNKLGFVDLTKLNLNDLKAALTFKDGKVNVKPFDIKYQDIKATIGGTHGFDQLMNYNVKLDVPAKYLGNDINNLIGKLTPTDAKKFETIPINAILTGNFKNPNVTTDLKQATTTLVNNLVKQQKDRLVQQGTSALGNFISNNTKPKDTSKTTTPKEDVKTKANDLIKDLFNKKKKTAPKTEPTTPTPTK, from the coding sequence ATGTTAAAGAAAATCCTAAAAATAGTCGGAATTGTTTTGTTGTTACTCGTAATTTCCGCTTTTGCGATTCCATATTTCTTTAAAGACCAAATCAAAGCCAAAATTTTAACGGCTATCAATGAAAAAGTCGATGCCAAAGTAGCTTTCGCAGATGCCGATTTGAGTTTGTTTAAAAACTTCCCGAATGCGAGTGTAAATATTGAAAAACTGTCTATCATCAACAAAGCACCATTTGAAGGTGATACTTTAGTGGCTTTTGAAGAATTAAATCTGAAAATGGCTATTGGACAACTCTTCAATAGTGACGACGAACCAATGCAAATTGACGGAATCGATTCTAAAAACGGATTGATTAATATTATCATCAATAAAAATGGTGTTGGCAATTACGATATCGCTCTGAAAGAAGAAAGCAAAGCAAATGACGGTAAAAGCAAACCTCTTTCGCTAAAAATAAAAGAGTATGCTGTGGAGAATTTCAAATTTAAATATTATGATGAAAAGTCAAAAATCAAGTTGGTTTTAGACAGTATCAATCATGAAGGAACCGGAGATTTTGCGGCTTCTAAATTGGATTTGGTCACCAAAACCACGACAAAAGTGTCACTCGACATGGACAAAGTGAACTACATGAAAAATATAGCCATTTCTTTGGATGCCGTTCTCGGAATTGACTTAGACCAAAGCAAATATACTTTCAAAGAAAACAAAGCAAAAATCAACGAATTGCCTTTAGAATTCAATGGTTTTATCCAAATGGTCGATGCCGGACAACAATATGATGTGACATTCAAAACGCCAACTTCTTCTTTTAAAAACTTCTTAGGCTTAATCCCGGCGCAATATGCGGCGAATTTAAAAGACGTGAAAACCAGCGGTGACTTTACGGTGGCCGGTTTTGCTAAAGGATTGCTTTCCGATACTACTGTGCCAAAATTCAACATCGATATTGCTTCCAATAATGCTTCATTCCAATATCCGAATTTGCCGAAATCAGTTCAAAATATTGTTATAGACACCAAAATCATCAACGAAACAGGTGTGATGAACGATACTTATGTGAACTTGGATAAATTATCTTTCCAGATTGACCAAGATGTTTTCAGTGCAAAAGCGAATATTAAAAATATAGCCGAAAATGCTTTGGTAAATGCGGCACTGAAAGGAACAATCAACTTAGGTAACCTGACGAAAGCTTATCCGGTAAAATTAGACAAACCATTAACGGGAATTTTGAAAGCCGATGTGACGACGGAATTCGACATGCAATCGGTAGAAAAAAGTGATTATGCCCGAATCAAAAATGCAGGAACGATGGATTTAACCGGTTTCAACTATACAGATGAAAACGGCAAAACGATGAAAATCAGCAAGGCTTTGGTTTCTTTTAATCCAAATCGTGTGAATTTGACACAATTCAATGCCACCACCGGCAAAACCGATTTAGCCGTAACCGGAGTTTTGGAAAATTTCTATGGCTTTATCTTTAAAAACCAAGAACTGAAAGGAAACTTCAATCTGAATTCGAATCAATTGGCCGTAAATGATTTTATGACGACCGGAACTGAAACAACTAAAGACGCTAAAGCCAGCGAGCCAATGAAAATTCCGGCATTTTTAAATTGTTCGTTAACAGCCAAAGCCAACACGGTTTTATACGACAATTTAGTGCTGAAAAATGTTTCGGGTAAAGTCATTATCAAAGACCAAAAAGCGACTTTAGAAAACGGTAAAACTGATATTTTTGGGGGTTCAATTGCGTTTAATGGTGATGTTTCTACCAAAGAAAAAACGCCCAAATTCAACATGGATTTAGGATTAAACGGAGTTGACATTCAACAAACATTTACCCAATTGGAGATGATGAAAAAAATTGCACCGATTGCGGGAGTGATTAACGGAAAACTGAATTCAAAAATCAAATTGTCCGGAAATTTAGACGCGAAAGAAATGACGCCTGATTTAAAAAGTATCACCGGGGATTTATTGGGACAATTGCTTTCAACTACAGTGAATTCAAGCAACTCGACTTTATTGACGGCTTTGGACAATAAGTTAGGTTTTGTGGATTTGACCAAATTAAACTTAAACGATTTAAAAGCGGCCTTAACTTTCAAAGACGGAAAAGTCAACGTAAAACCTTTTGATATCAAATACCAAGATATAAAAGCGACTATTGGTGGAACACACGGTTTTGACCAATTGATGAATTACAATGTGAAGTTGGATGTCCCTGCAAAATATTTAGGCAACGACATCAATAATTTAATTGGAAAACTAACTCCGACAGATGCTAAGAAATTTGAAACTATTCCGATAAACGCAATCCTTACCGGGAATTTCAAAAATCCAAATGTAACTACTGATCTCAAACAAGCCACAACGACTTTGGTCAATAACTTGGTCAAACAACAGAAAGATAGACTCGTTCAACAAGGCACTTCAGCACTTGGAAACTTCATCAGCAATAACACCAAGCCAAAGGATACATCGAAAACAACGACACCAAAAGAAGATGTTAAAACCAAAGCCAACGACTTAATCAAAGATTTATTCAACAAAAAGAAAAAAACAGCACCCAAAACGGAACCAACAACGCCGACGCCGACAAAATAA
- a CDS encoding DUF2797 domain-containing protein, whose protein sequence is MTYEGVLTKMQTEFSNPIQYYLVFEDSFLSLNQLLDKSLEISFQGYQCLNCGKKKKIFRQGFCYDCFMSSAAAGDWIMKPELSTAHLDIEDRDLAYEKKVQLQPHIVYLALSSEIKVGVTRKTQVPTRWIDQGAVQAIPIVEVPNRYLAGITEVALKNHYADKTNWQKMLKNDVPEVDLMAERLKLEHLIPAEVQEFFNPNKEDLYELQYPVLQYPSKVNSLSLDKSPNFSGKLTGVKGQYLMFEDGTVFNVRTFEGYVVKINV, encoded by the coding sequence ATGACTTACGAAGGCGTACTCACCAAAATGCAAACCGAATTCTCCAATCCGATTCAGTATTATCTGGTGTTTGAGGATAGTTTTTTGAGCCTAAACCAATTGTTAGACAAGTCATTGGAAATCTCATTTCAAGGTTATCAATGTTTGAATTGCGGTAAAAAGAAAAAGATTTTCCGCCAAGGATTTTGCTATGATTGTTTTATGAGCTCAGCCGCAGCAGGTGATTGGATTATGAAACCCGAATTGAGCACAGCGCATTTAGACATCGAAGACCGAGATTTAGCCTACGAAAAGAAAGTACAGCTACAACCGCATATTGTTTATTTGGCCTTATCGAGTGAAATCAAAGTGGGCGTAACCCGGAAAACCCAAGTGCCGACACGTTGGATTGACCAAGGCGCTGTTCAGGCTATTCCGATAGTGGAAGTGCCAAATCGTTATTTGGCCGGAATTACCGAAGTTGCTTTAAAAAACCATTATGCCGATAAAACCAATTGGCAAAAAATGTTGAAGAATGATGTGCCTGAAGTTGACTTAATGGCTGAAAGATTAAAATTAGAGCATTTAATTCCAGCAGAAGTTCAAGAATTTTTCAATCCCAACAAGGAAGATTTATATGAATTGCAATATCCTGTTTTGCAATATCCTAGTAAAGTGAATAGTTTGAGTTTAGACAAATCGCCTAATTTCTCCGGAAAACTCACGGGTGTCAAAGGACAATACTTGATGTTTGAAGACGGAACCGTTTTCAACGTTAGAACTTTTGAAGGTTATGTTGTTAAGATAAACGTTTAA
- a CDS encoding N-acetylmuramoyl-L-alanine amidase: MKNLFKVALLVVSFATLSFITAEKKEINIVIDAGHGGHDLGATHEEALEKSIVVEVTKKIQSLNTDADIKIHVTRTEDHFLSLQERANFINKIKPDLVISLHTNSNKNSTTTGIETFYSDKSIAALKSEEMANKLSEVIAKNIPLNNRGVKKAPFWILSKSEVPAVIVEMGFISNQNDKDYLTNEKGQNEIAKTILEFIEGLK, translated from the coding sequence ATGAAAAACCTATTCAAAGTTGCCTTGTTGGTTGTTTCATTTGCAACCTTATCTTTTATCACTGCCGAAAAAAAGGAGATTAATATCGTAATTGATGCCGGTCATGGCGGACATGATTTAGGAGCAACTCATGAAGAGGCTCTTGAGAAATCTATCGTAGTCGAAGTCACCAAAAAAATTCAGTCTTTGAACACCGATGCTGATATAAAAATTCATGTCACCAGAACGGAAGACCACTTTTTATCTTTACAAGAAAGAGCAAATTTTATAAACAAAATCAAACCAGATTTGGTTATTTCACTTCATACCAATTCAAACAAAAACTCCACTACCACAGGAATAGAAACCTTTTATTCAGACAAATCTATCGCTGCTTTGAAATCCGAAGAAATGGCCAATAAGTTGAGTGAAGTCATTGCAAAAAACATCCCTTTGAATAATCGCGGTGTAAAAAAAGCGCCTTTTTGGATTTTATCCAAATCAGAAGTTCCTGCTGTAATAGTTGAAATGGGGTTTATCAGTAACCAAAATGACAAAGACTATTTAACCAACGAAAAGGGTCAAAATGAAATAGCCAAAACCATTTTAGAGTTTATTGAAGGGTTAAAATAA
- a CDS encoding GH3 auxin-responsive promoter family protein, translated as MLYPIINSIASWVLKQRIHQIELFLKYPHEVQDELLMNLIRNCDETVLGKKYDFESIKSYQTFAERIPVSSYEDLEPLIEETRQGYQNIFWNTPIKWFAKSSGTTNAKSKFIPVSNEALEDCHYKASKDLLCMYLNNNENSEMFLGKSLRLGGSSQIYENNNTFFGDLSAILIENMPMWAEFSSTPSNKISLMSEWESKLTAIINETKTENVTSFAGVPSWMLVLLNRILTESGKENMFELWPNLEVYFHGGVSFEPYREQYKKILPKSDFKYYEIYNASEGFFAIQDLNYSNDLLLMLDYGIFYEFIPMDTFGTPNQKIVRLSDVELFKNYAMVITTNAGLWRYMIGDTVRFTSLNPYRIRVSGRTKHHINVFGEELMVENTDLALAKTCSALHCEVIDYTVAPIYMQGKEKGSHEWMIEFKKHPKNIDLFQKALDENIQSVNSDYEAKRYNNMTLNELKINVARENLFYDWLKENDKLGGQHKIPRLSNQRDYLEQLLNMQHHVNSK; from the coding sequence ATGCTCTATCCAATCATTAACTCTATCGCATCCTGGGTTTTGAAACAACGCATTCATCAGATTGAGTTGTTTCTGAAATACCCGCATGAAGTTCAGGATGAGTTGTTGATGAATTTGATTCGGAACTGTGACGAAACGGTTTTAGGCAAAAAATATGATTTCGAAAGCATCAAGTCTTACCAAACTTTTGCTGAAAGAATTCCGGTTTCATCTTATGAAGATTTGGAGCCATTGATCGAAGAAACACGTCAAGGTTATCAGAATATTTTTTGGAACACACCCATAAAATGGTTCGCCAAATCGAGCGGAACGACCAATGCAAAAAGCAAATTTATACCGGTCAGCAACGAAGCGCTCGAAGACTGTCATTACAAAGCCAGCAAGGATTTATTGTGTATGTATTTGAACAACAACGAGAATTCTGAAATGTTTTTAGGCAAAAGTTTACGTCTGGGCGGCAGTTCTCAGATTTATGAAAATAACAATACTTTCTTTGGTGATTTATCAGCTATATTGATTGAAAACATGCCCATGTGGGCCGAATTCAGTAGCACACCAAGCAATAAAATCTCATTGATGAGCGAATGGGAAAGCAAACTCACCGCAATTATCAATGAAACGAAAACCGAAAACGTAACCAGTTTTGCCGGCGTTCCTTCTTGGATGTTGGTTTTGCTAAATCGAATTTTAACCGAATCCGGAAAAGAAAACATGTTTGAGCTTTGGCCGAATTTGGAAGTTTATTTCCATGGCGGCGTGAGTTTTGAACCTTATCGCGAGCAATACAAAAAGATTTTACCTAAATCTGATTTTAAGTATTACGAGATTTACAACGCTTCCGAAGGCTTTTTTGCCATTCAGGATTTGAATTATTCAAATGATTTGTTGTTAATGTTGGATTATGGTATTTTCTATGAATTTATTCCGATGGATACTTTTGGCACACCCAACCAGAAAATCGTTCGATTATCCGATGTGGAATTGTTCAAAAATTATGCAATGGTGATTACAACTAACGCCGGACTTTGGCGTTACATGATTGGCGACACCGTTCGTTTTACTTCATTAAACCCATACCGAATCAGAGTTTCCGGAAGGACCAAACACCATATTAATGTTTTTGGTGAAGAGTTAATGGTAGAAAATACCGATTTGGCTTTGGCTAAAACTTGTTCGGCTTTACACTGCGAAGTGATTGATTATACTGTTGCGCCGATTTATATGCAAGGCAAAGAGAAAGGTTCACACGAATGGATGATTGAGTTCAAAAAACATCCTAAAAACATTGATTTATTCCAAAAAGCATTGGACGAAAACATACAGTCGGTCAACTCAGATTACGAAGCCAAACGGTACAACAACATGACATTGAACGAACTCAAAATCAATGTCGCTCGAGAAAATTTATTCTATGATTGGCTCAAAGAAAACGACAAACTCGGTGGACAACATAAGATTCCGAGACTTTCGAATCAGAGAGATTATTTGGAACAATTGTTGAATATGCAACACCATGTAAATTCCAAATAA